A genome region from Bradyrhizobium sp. WSM1417 includes the following:
- a CDS encoding PEP-CTERM sorting domain-containing protein — protein MLSRSFSFAAFLAAGLASSSALAGVVSVTSYDMNNGNGSTQYTFGYDYLDFTYNGANASTNGSNNPVPNNSTPQVGKLTGGTGLLTDGVIAKENYSMVSGSIATGGTVIGTPYNLAYAGGTTQYVGWKYQDPTITFHLAAGQSVSSIAIYAAAYNPLLGDSNGLVAAPGAVDLWINGNLVSGASLQTTSLSGNAAQLLLAGFGTVSSDSIFQLRFDRGELQQDGIDYFNDHVLGAYNNAYSCTVFCDPISGFLQEAAGGVATGPMTNGGLEPWIMLSEVQFLTTAVPEPSTWILMIAGFLGLGVVACRKSSKVDGASLSLSCCKVHTAGRHARFQRGSAERLIV, from the coding sequence ATGCTGTCTCGCTCGTTTTCGTTCGCTGCGTTTCTGGCCGCTGGCCTGGCGTCGTCGTCCGCGCTTGCGGGCGTTGTGTCGGTGACCAGCTACGACATGAATAACGGCAACGGGTCGACCCAGTATACGTTTGGCTACGACTACCTTGATTTTACTTACAACGGCGCCAATGCGTCGACCAATGGATCGAACAATCCGGTCCCCAACAACTCTACGCCGCAAGTTGGAAAGCTGACCGGAGGGACTGGCCTGCTCACCGACGGCGTCATCGCCAAAGAAAATTATTCCATGGTCAGCGGAAGCATCGCGACCGGTGGAACGGTCATCGGCACCCCCTATAACCTGGCTTACGCCGGCGGGACGACGCAGTATGTCGGTTGGAAGTATCAGGATCCAACGATCACCTTCCACCTTGCGGCCGGTCAAAGCGTCAGTTCGATCGCAATCTATGCTGCGGCTTACAACCCGCTCCTCGGGGACTCGAACGGCCTGGTAGCAGCCCCGGGCGCAGTCGATCTTTGGATCAACGGAAACCTGGTATCCGGCGCCTCGCTTCAGACCACGTCGCTCAGCGGCAACGCTGCACAGCTCCTGCTGGCTGGATTTGGGACGGTCTCGTCCGACTCGATATTCCAGTTGAGGTTCGATCGCGGAGAGTTGCAGCAAGATGGGATCGATTATTTCAACGATCACGTCTTGGGTGCTTACAACAACGCGTACAGTTGCACCGTCTTCTGTGATCCTATCAGCGGTTTCCTTCAAGAAGCCGCTGGTGGTGTCGCGACGGGTCCCATGACCAATGGGGGGCTCGAACCCTGGATCATGCTGAGCGAGGTCCAGTTCTTGACCACAGCGGTGCCTGAGCCCTCCACCTGGATTTTGATGATCGCGGGCTTCCTGGGTCTCGGCGTCGTCGCCTGTCGCAAGAGCAGTAAGGTGGACGGCGCTTCGCTCAGTCTCAGCTGTTGCAAGGTGCACACCGCGGGCCGCCATGCGCGCTTTCAGCGCGGCTCTGCAGAACGGCTGATCGTCTGA
- a CDS encoding PilZ domain-containing protein, with protein sequence MPNRRKIDRSDVDLAAYIFGDGGTQRCRVFNLSEDGAGIELPTKLHVRATFKIMLERDRTIRNCRLVWSSSTRIGVVFTAD encoded by the coding sequence ATGCCCAACCGCCGGAAGATTGATCGTTCTGACGTCGACTTGGCCGCATACATCTTTGGAGACGGCGGTACTCAGCGTTGCCGCGTGTTCAACCTCTCGGAAGACGGTGCTGGGATCGAACTGCCGACGAAGCTGCACGTGCGTGCTACATTCAAGATCATGTTAGAAAGAGACCGTACAATCAGAAACTGTCGTCTCGTTTGGTCTAGTAGTACTCGCATCGGCGTTGTGTTCACAGCCGATTGA
- a CDS encoding PEPxxWA-CTERM sorting domain-containing protein: MKSYLKQVAIAGALLAATCVQASAAPFTDGLFNSPPGSGSFQTVAGGSSLGAWSVTGDSVDFIGSYWNGPAATGGNSVDLNGNGQGGIAQTFDLGPGTYLLGFYLSGNPDGLPAEKSIGVTLSPATPAISNSYTYLATINSNHSLNYEYHSFLFTTTGGLETLSFFSNDQGAYGGVVGGVTISAVPEPSTWAMMLLGFAGIGFVTYRRRASAMLTS; encoded by the coding sequence ATGAAATCCTATTTAAAGCAAGTAGCTATTGCTGGCGCACTCCTCGCAGCAACATGTGTGCAAGCATCAGCAGCACCGTTCACTGACGGGCTCTTTAATTCACCTCCCGGCTCCGGATCCTTCCAGACGGTAGCTGGAGGATCTAGCCTGGGCGCTTGGTCAGTGACCGGCGACAGTGTCGATTTCATCGGCAGTTACTGGAATGGTCCTGCCGCAACAGGCGGCAACAGCGTTGACCTGAACGGCAACGGTCAGGGTGGAATTGCTCAGACTTTCGACCTTGGTCCGGGCACGTACCTCCTCGGCTTTTACCTCTCTGGCAACCCCGACGGTTTGCCGGCCGAGAAAAGCATCGGTGTGACGCTCTCGCCGGCCACGCCGGCAATTAGCAACAGCTATACTTACTTGGCCACGATCAACAGCAATCACAGCTTGAACTACGAGTATCACTCCTTCCTGTTCACCACGACGGGTGGCTTAGAGACCTTGTCGTTCTTCAGCAATGACCAAGGCGCATATGGCGGTGTTGTTGGCGGCGTCACGATCTCCGCCGTTCCCGAGCCATCAACTTGGGCGATGATGCTGCTTGGTTTCGCGGGGATTGGCTTTGTCACTTATCGCCGCCGCGCGAGCGCAATGCTTACATCGTAG
- a CDS encoding PEPxxWA-CTERM sorting domain-containing protein — translation MKLFRDLALVAVLACGFSATSASASTFTGTTTGCFGSPVCGSTSDHNLSFNGISSASPFTANAGETVDLGSFTLKNTGLFNPYAFLGDAFNLTVYLTSPVTTGQTFAASVTGFITVLGGLVYIDFQPQSMAFPGGQYTLTLDDVLLGTTIRYRTETDHLHGTFSINSAVPEPATWAMMVLGFAGLGFMAYRRRNQSSARLAA, via the coding sequence ATGAAACTGTTTCGGGACCTGGCACTGGTTGCTGTCCTCGCATGCGGATTTAGCGCAACGAGCGCCAGCGCATCCACATTCACGGGCACAACCACGGGCTGCTTCGGCTCACCTGTGTGCGGCTCGACCTCGGATCATAACCTTTCCTTTAACGGAATCTCTTCGGCCTCCCCATTCACCGCCAACGCTGGAGAAACCGTCGATCTCGGTTCTTTTACGCTCAAGAACACTGGGCTTTTTAACCCTTACGCGTTTCTCGGGGACGCCTTCAATCTGACGGTCTATCTCACCTCCCCTGTGACGACCGGGCAGACGTTCGCGGCAAGTGTCACCGGCTTCATCACCGTCCTCGGCGGCCTAGTCTATATCGATTTTCAGCCCCAGAGTATGGCCTTCCCTGGTGGTCAGTACACGCTGACCCTTGATGACGTTCTGCTCGGCACGACCATCCGCTATCGGACCGAAACCGATCACCTACACGGAACGTTCTCGATCAATTCGGCCGTCCCCGAGCCTGCAACCTGGGCCATGATGGTCCTGGGCTTTGCCGGCCTCGGCTTCATGGCGTACCGTCGTCGTAACCAAAGCTCTGCACGCCTTGCGGCATAG
- a CDS encoding PEPxxWA-CTERM sorting domain-containing protein, with product MRHRTFRTAILGGVALLWGTFGASASLVSQNVTFTFNVVDADTLRLTLDGVLDATGNWAPVKFLDAFDVRNVGSFSAASAAYLGNSQFVGGVPGKQVTGAGVGCANGGGASACFNWTPNLTLTNHMVFNIDFTPSGDGLDFSNPHLKVAFFTNNSDSKKTGDLLSANFAPDQIASVPEPSTWAMMILGFAGLGFMAYRQKNKPSFRRV from the coding sequence ATGAGGCACAGGACCTTCAGGACCGCGATACTGGGCGGCGTAGCCCTCCTTTGGGGTACATTCGGAGCCTCAGCGTCTCTGGTTAGCCAAAACGTCACCTTCACCTTCAACGTTGTTGACGCTGATACGCTCCGGCTGACGCTTGATGGTGTCCTGGACGCCACCGGGAATTGGGCTCCCGTCAAATTCCTCGACGCATTCGACGTCAGAAATGTCGGTTCATTCTCCGCGGCCTCGGCCGCTTATCTCGGAAATTCGCAATTCGTGGGCGGCGTCCCGGGAAAGCAGGTGACCGGCGCGGGTGTTGGCTGCGCTAATGGCGGTGGGGCTTCCGCCTGCTTCAATTGGACTCCCAATCTCACACTGACCAATCACATGGTCTTCAATATCGATTTCACGCCCAGCGGCGATGGCCTCGATTTCAGCAACCCACATCTCAAGGTCGCCTTCTTTACCAACAACAGCGATAGCAAGAAGACCGGCGATCTCTTGTCGGCAAACTTCGCTCCTGACCAAATTGCATCGGTCCCCGAGCCCTCGACCTGGGCCATGATGATCCTGGGCTTCGCTGGTCTGGGCTTCATGGCGTATCGACAGAAGAACAAGCCTTCGTTCCGCCGAGTCTGA
- a CDS encoding PEPxxWA-CTERM sorting domain-containing protein, with translation MFRKVAALSVAAVLAHAVPASADVISNPTNTYSFGSLSGSLTGGQQTQFVGETFTAPVTGSLTDFKFTLNSSSLTSLYAAVYAWDGSKPTALLWQSPVVAGSAGILDFSPVGANVTLGQSYVAFLSTYGIANNSGSATVGSCLNFGGCTANSVSNLGTLVWSTIYSDTVPLPTPNLTQTAWNSAINNFSDLTFSATFTSAVPEPSTWAMFILGFAAIGFLACRRKQDGPLTAA, from the coding sequence ATGTTTCGTAAAGTAGCTGCGCTGTCCGTCGCAGCAGTTCTGGCCCATGCAGTACCCGCTTCAGCTGATGTGATCAGCAATCCGACCAACACTTATAGCTTCGGCTCGTTATCGGGCTCGTTGACCGGCGGCCAGCAAACGCAATTCGTTGGGGAGACGTTCACCGCTCCGGTGACCGGCTCGCTCACGGACTTCAAGTTCACGCTCAATAGCTCGAGCCTTACCTCGCTGTACGCTGCCGTCTACGCTTGGGACGGCTCCAAGCCGACCGCCTTGCTTTGGCAGAGCCCGGTGGTGGCCGGGAGTGCCGGCATTCTCGACTTCTCGCCGGTGGGTGCCAACGTGACGCTAGGCCAGAGCTATGTGGCGTTCCTCAGCACCTACGGAATTGCCAACAATAGCGGCTCGGCGACTGTTGGATCCTGCTTGAACTTCGGGGGCTGCACCGCCAACTCCGTTTCCAATCTCGGCACGTTGGTATGGAGCACGATCTATTCCGACACCGTGCCCCTTCCCACACCCAATCTGACCCAGACGGCATGGAATTCGGCGATCAACAATTTTTCAGACCTCACATTCTCGGCGACATTCACGAGCGCAGTCCCCGAGCCCTCGACCTGGGCGATGTTCATCCTGGGCTTCGCGGCCATCGGCTTCCTTGCCTGTCGTCGCAAGCAAGACGGTCCCCTGACTGCGGCTTGA
- a CDS encoding PEPxxWA-CTERM sorting domain-containing protein, with protein MRKLLFAAVLAFTATTAGANAAVINWTTWGTPSSTGNSGGAVSGTSGSVGVTYSGELQEIRTDIIYQTPAGTFSGGSISNAPADGQTSVRLIGGGSVIDTVTFLTPVVNPVFAIWSLGQGGINAEFDFLNSPVFTIQSGGPSAQYNGVSIVKNNETITGVEGNGTIQFFGTYTSISWTNPVREDWYAFQVGTVGAVPEPSTWAMMILGFAGLGFMAYRQKNKPSFRQA; from the coding sequence ATGCGCAAATTGCTTTTTGCTGCGGTCCTGGCTTTCACCGCGACTACCGCCGGAGCCAACGCAGCGGTCATTAACTGGACGACGTGGGGCACCCCCTCCTCAACCGGCAACTCTGGAGGAGCTGTCAGCGGTACCAGCGGTAGTGTCGGTGTTACTTATAGCGGTGAGCTGCAAGAGATCCGGACTGACATTATTTATCAGACTCCCGCAGGTACTTTCAGCGGCGGCTCTATCAGCAACGCCCCCGCAGACGGACAAACTTCCGTTCGGCTCATCGGCGGCGGCAGCGTAATTGATACTGTGACTTTCTTGACGCCCGTCGTGAATCCCGTGTTCGCGATCTGGAGCCTCGGTCAAGGTGGTATTAATGCTGAGTTCGACTTCCTCAATTCTCCTGTCTTCACGATACAGAGTGGCGGTCCATCGGCGCAGTACAACGGTGTGTCGATTGTAAAGAACAATGAGACCATTACTGGTGTCGAAGGGAACGGCACGATCCAGTTCTTCGGGACGTACACTTCCATTTCGTGGACCAATCCCGTTCGTGAAGATTGGTACGCGTTTCAAGTAGGAACGGTCGGCGCAGTTCCTGAACCCTCAACGTGGGCGATGATGATCCTGGGCTTCGCTGGCCTGGGCTTCATGGCGTATCGACAGAAGAACAAGCCTTCGTTCCGCCAGGCCTGA